The following are encoded together in the Lactuca sativa cultivar Salinas chromosome 1, Lsat_Salinas_v11, whole genome shotgun sequence genome:
- the LOC111915374 gene encoding two-component response regulator ARR2 isoform X2, which yields MNLGGGQVVNKQSMMPSSSGASWKSTTGGGVSGGGGGGGDGGVPDQFPAGLRVLVVDDDPTCLKILEKMLRNCNYEVTKCNRAEVALSHLRENKNGFDVVISDVHMPDMDGFKLLEHIGIEMDLPVIMMSADDSKSVVMKGVTHGACDYLIKPVRIEALRNIWQHVVRKRKHEWKEFEPSASADEQKPPEEPDYSSSANEGHNWKNTKRRKDEDDEADERDDSSSLKKPRVVWSVELHQQFVAAVNQLGIDKAVPKKILELMNVPGLTRENVASHLQTFLPHNCKNLVQKYRLYLRRLSGSQHPGGLSTGFMGSPEAGYGSISSLNGLDLQALAASGQLGQLPPQSLATLQAAALGRSNNSKSPISVPVIDQRNIFSFENPKRYTEVQSQHLTNNNNTNKQMNLLPGIPTNMEPKQFVSLHQSGQHSFGSMNNQVLIQMGGQNQNQNQNQSQSQGHGHGQSIPNAIPHHGMRQQPVLSSEMLTRGGVVDLATTTVYNPVVSQASSLVDFSMNHKTDSSGNSYPIGGSLGISNITSSSSTLQGDGSLDSKVSRRGIVPSYDIFNDLNQNGYRDWGLQDVGLTFDQSPPVLLQHSRSSGQEMGGQNCNLTTTGTHRNGSNIGQPRNAYVGENSLRVKAESFNDGSSHNNLYPEQYGQDDLLAAILKQQQQESVGQPENEFGFDGYALDNLPV from the exons ATGAATCTTGGTGGAGGTCAAGTAGTTAACAAACAATCGATGATGCCTAGTTCAAGTGGTGCTTCTTGGAAGTCAACCACTGGCGGCGGAGTCAGTGGTGGTGGCGGAGGCGGAGGCGACGGCGGCGTCCCTGATCAGTTTCCGGCCGGTCTACGGGTGCTTGTTGTTGATGATGACCCAACTTGTCTCAAGATCTTGGAGAAGATGCTTAGAAACTGCAACTATGAAG TGACTAAATGTAACAGAGCCGAAGTTGCTTTATCGCATCTGAGAGAAAATAAAAACGGATTCGATGTTGTTATAAGCGACGTTCACATGCCTGATATGGATGGATTCAAACTCCTTGAACACATCGGAATTGAAATGGATCTCCCTGTTATCA TGATGTCGGCTGATGACAGCAAGAGTGTAGTGATGAAGGGCGTTACTCATGGCGCCTGTGATTATCTAATAAAACCTGTGAGAATCGAGGCATTACGTAACATATGGCAACACGTTGTTCGAAAAAGAAAACACGAATGGAAAGAATTCGAGCCATCGGCAAGTGCAGATGAACAGAAACCCCCAGAAGAGCCCGATTATTCCTCTTCTGCAAACGAAGGGCATAATTGGAAAAACACAAAAAGGAGGAAAGACGAAGACGATGAAGCTGATGAAAGAGACGATTCATCTTCTCTGAAGAAGCCACGTGTTGTTTGGTCTGTCGAACTCCATCAACAATTTGTCGCAGCTGTTAATCAGCTCGGAATCGATA AAGCTGTTCCTAAGAAGATCTTGGAGTTGATGAACGTTCCCGGGTTAACTAGAGAAAACGTTGCTAGCCATCTTCAA ACCTTTCTTCCTCACAACTGCAAGAATTTGGTGCAGAAATACCGGCTTTATCTAAGAAGACTGAGCGGGTCACAGCATCCGGGTGGGCTAAGCACCGGGTTCATGGGTAGCCCAGAAGCTGGATACGGGTCGATTTCGTCTCTCAATGGGCTTGATCTTCAAGCCCTAGCTGCTAGTGGTCAACTCGGTCAACTCCCTCCTCAAAGCCTTGCAACCCTTCAAGCCGCAGCTCTTGGTAGATCAAATAACTCAAAGTCTCCAATTTCAGTCCCTGTAATTGACCAAAGAAACATTTTTAGCTTTGAAAACCCGAAACGTTACACAGAAGTCCAAAGTCAACATTTGACCAATAATAATAATACCAATAAGCAAATGAATTTACTTCCCGGGATTCCTACAAACATGGAGCCAAAGCAGTTTGTGAGTTTGCATCAATCAGGTCAACATTCATTCGGGAGTATGAACAATCAAGTTCTAATCCAGATGGGtggtcaaaatcaaaatcaaaatcaaaatcaaagtcaaagtcaaggtcatgGTCATGGTCAGTCGATTCCGAATGCTATTCCTCATCATGGGATGAGGCAACAGCCGGTTTTGTCCAGTGAGATGTTGACACGTGGCGGAGTGGTTGACCTGGCGACAACAACGGTGTACAATCCCGTGGTGTCACAAGCTTCGTCTCTTGTGGATTTCTCAATGAATCATAAAACGGATTCGAGCGGGAATAGTTACCCTATCGGGGGTAGTTTGGGAATTTCAAATATTACGTCCTCATCATCGACCCTACAAGGAGATGGGAGCTTAGATAGTAAGGTTTCGAGAAGAGGGATTGTTCCAAGTTATGAtatttttaatgatttgaatcaAAATGGGTATCGGGATTGGGGTTTACAAGATGTTGGTTTGACCTTTGACCAATCTCCTCCGGTCTTACTTCAACATAGCCGGTCTTCTGGCCAAGAAATGGGAGGGCAGAATTGTAATCTTACTACCACCGGGACCCACCGTAACGGGTCAAACATTGGTCAACCGCGTAATGCTTATGTCGGGGAGAATTCGTTGAGGGTGAAAGCCGAAAGCTTCAATGATGGAAGCTCTCATAATAATTTATATCCTGAACAGTATGGTCAAGATGATCTTTTAGCCGCGATTCTAAAGCAA CAGCAGCAAGAGAGTGTCGGGCAGCCAGAAAACGAGTTTGGGTTTGACGGGTATGCATTGGATAATCTACC
- the LOC111915374 gene encoding two-component response regulator ARR2 isoform X1: MNLGGGQVVNKQSMMPSSSGASWKSTTGGGVSGGGGGGGDGGVPDQFPAGLRVLVVDDDPTCLKILEKMLRNCNYEVTKCNRAEVALSHLRENKNGFDVVISDVHMPDMDGFKLLEHIGIEMDLPVIMMSADDSKSVVMKGVTHGACDYLIKPVRIEALRNIWQHVVRKRKHEWKEFEPSASADEQKPPEEPDYSSSANEGHNWKNTKRRKDEDDEADERDDSSSLKKPRVVWSVELHQQFVAAVNQLGIDKAVPKKILELMNVPGLTRENVASHLQTFLPHNCKNLVQKYRLYLRRLSGSQHPGGLSTGFMGSPEAGYGSISSLNGLDLQALAASGQLGQLPPQSLATLQAAALGRSNNSKSPISVPVIDQRNIFSFENPKRYTEVQSQHLTNNNNTNKQMNLLPGIPTNMEPKQFVSLHQSGQHSFGSMNNQVLIQMGGQNQNQNQNQSQSQGHGHGQSIPNAIPHHGMRQQPVLSSEMLTRGGVVDLATTTVYNPVVSQASSLVDFSMNHKTDSSGNSYPIGGSLGISNITSSSSTLQGDGSLDSKVSRRGIVPSYDIFNDLNQNGYRDWGLQDVGLTFDQSPPVLLQHSRSSGQEMGGQNCNLTTTGTHRNGSNIGQPRNAYVGENSLRVKAESFNDGSSHNNLYPEQYGQDDLLAAILKQQQQQESVGQPENEFGFDGYALDNLPV, from the exons ATGAATCTTGGTGGAGGTCAAGTAGTTAACAAACAATCGATGATGCCTAGTTCAAGTGGTGCTTCTTGGAAGTCAACCACTGGCGGCGGAGTCAGTGGTGGTGGCGGAGGCGGAGGCGACGGCGGCGTCCCTGATCAGTTTCCGGCCGGTCTACGGGTGCTTGTTGTTGATGATGACCCAACTTGTCTCAAGATCTTGGAGAAGATGCTTAGAAACTGCAACTATGAAG TGACTAAATGTAACAGAGCCGAAGTTGCTTTATCGCATCTGAGAGAAAATAAAAACGGATTCGATGTTGTTATAAGCGACGTTCACATGCCTGATATGGATGGATTCAAACTCCTTGAACACATCGGAATTGAAATGGATCTCCCTGTTATCA TGATGTCGGCTGATGACAGCAAGAGTGTAGTGATGAAGGGCGTTACTCATGGCGCCTGTGATTATCTAATAAAACCTGTGAGAATCGAGGCATTACGTAACATATGGCAACACGTTGTTCGAAAAAGAAAACACGAATGGAAAGAATTCGAGCCATCGGCAAGTGCAGATGAACAGAAACCCCCAGAAGAGCCCGATTATTCCTCTTCTGCAAACGAAGGGCATAATTGGAAAAACACAAAAAGGAGGAAAGACGAAGACGATGAAGCTGATGAAAGAGACGATTCATCTTCTCTGAAGAAGCCACGTGTTGTTTGGTCTGTCGAACTCCATCAACAATTTGTCGCAGCTGTTAATCAGCTCGGAATCGATA AAGCTGTTCCTAAGAAGATCTTGGAGTTGATGAACGTTCCCGGGTTAACTAGAGAAAACGTTGCTAGCCATCTTCAA ACCTTTCTTCCTCACAACTGCAAGAATTTGGTGCAGAAATACCGGCTTTATCTAAGAAGACTGAGCGGGTCACAGCATCCGGGTGGGCTAAGCACCGGGTTCATGGGTAGCCCAGAAGCTGGATACGGGTCGATTTCGTCTCTCAATGGGCTTGATCTTCAAGCCCTAGCTGCTAGTGGTCAACTCGGTCAACTCCCTCCTCAAAGCCTTGCAACCCTTCAAGCCGCAGCTCTTGGTAGATCAAATAACTCAAAGTCTCCAATTTCAGTCCCTGTAATTGACCAAAGAAACATTTTTAGCTTTGAAAACCCGAAACGTTACACAGAAGTCCAAAGTCAACATTTGACCAATAATAATAATACCAATAAGCAAATGAATTTACTTCCCGGGATTCCTACAAACATGGAGCCAAAGCAGTTTGTGAGTTTGCATCAATCAGGTCAACATTCATTCGGGAGTATGAACAATCAAGTTCTAATCCAGATGGGtggtcaaaatcaaaatcaaaatcaaaatcaaagtcaaagtcaaggtcatgGTCATGGTCAGTCGATTCCGAATGCTATTCCTCATCATGGGATGAGGCAACAGCCGGTTTTGTCCAGTGAGATGTTGACACGTGGCGGAGTGGTTGACCTGGCGACAACAACGGTGTACAATCCCGTGGTGTCACAAGCTTCGTCTCTTGTGGATTTCTCAATGAATCATAAAACGGATTCGAGCGGGAATAGTTACCCTATCGGGGGTAGTTTGGGAATTTCAAATATTACGTCCTCATCATCGACCCTACAAGGAGATGGGAGCTTAGATAGTAAGGTTTCGAGAAGAGGGATTGTTCCAAGTTATGAtatttttaatgatttgaatcaAAATGGGTATCGGGATTGGGGTTTACAAGATGTTGGTTTGACCTTTGACCAATCTCCTCCGGTCTTACTTCAACATAGCCGGTCTTCTGGCCAAGAAATGGGAGGGCAGAATTGTAATCTTACTACCACCGGGACCCACCGTAACGGGTCAAACATTGGTCAACCGCGTAATGCTTATGTCGGGGAGAATTCGTTGAGGGTGAAAGCCGAAAGCTTCAATGATGGAAGCTCTCATAATAATTTATATCCTGAACAGTATGGTCAAGATGATCTTTTAGCCGCGATTCTAAAGCAA CAGCAGCAGCAAGAGAGTGTCGGGCAGCCAGAAAACGAGTTTGGGTTTGACGGGTATGCATTGGATAATCTACC
- the LOC111915374 gene encoding two-component response regulator ARR2 isoform X3 produces the protein MNLGGGQVVNKQSMMPSSSGASWKSTTGGGVSGGGGGGGDGGVPDQFPAGLRVLVVDDDPTCLKILEKMLRNCNYEVTKCNRAEVALSHLRENKNGFDVVISDVHMPDMDGFKLLEHIGIEMDLPVIMMSADDSKSVVMKGVTHGACDYLIKPVRIEALRNIWQHVVRKRKHEWKEFEPSASADEQKPPEEPDYSSSANEGHNWKNTKRRKDEDDEADERDDSSSLKKPRVVWSVELHQQFVAAVNQLGIDKAVPKKILELMNVPGLTRENVASHLQKYRLYLRRLSGSQHPGGLSTGFMGSPEAGYGSISSLNGLDLQALAASGQLGQLPPQSLATLQAAALGRSNNSKSPISVPVIDQRNIFSFENPKRYTEVQSQHLTNNNNTNKQMNLLPGIPTNMEPKQFVSLHQSGQHSFGSMNNQVLIQMGGQNQNQNQNQSQSQGHGHGQSIPNAIPHHGMRQQPVLSSEMLTRGGVVDLATTTVYNPVVSQASSLVDFSMNHKTDSSGNSYPIGGSLGISNITSSSSTLQGDGSLDSKVSRRGIVPSYDIFNDLNQNGYRDWGLQDVGLTFDQSPPVLLQHSRSSGQEMGGQNCNLTTTGTHRNGSNIGQPRNAYVGENSLRVKAESFNDGSSHNNLYPEQYGQDDLLAAILKQQQQQESVGQPENEFGFDGYALDNLPV, from the exons ATGAATCTTGGTGGAGGTCAAGTAGTTAACAAACAATCGATGATGCCTAGTTCAAGTGGTGCTTCTTGGAAGTCAACCACTGGCGGCGGAGTCAGTGGTGGTGGCGGAGGCGGAGGCGACGGCGGCGTCCCTGATCAGTTTCCGGCCGGTCTACGGGTGCTTGTTGTTGATGATGACCCAACTTGTCTCAAGATCTTGGAGAAGATGCTTAGAAACTGCAACTATGAAG TGACTAAATGTAACAGAGCCGAAGTTGCTTTATCGCATCTGAGAGAAAATAAAAACGGATTCGATGTTGTTATAAGCGACGTTCACATGCCTGATATGGATGGATTCAAACTCCTTGAACACATCGGAATTGAAATGGATCTCCCTGTTATCA TGATGTCGGCTGATGACAGCAAGAGTGTAGTGATGAAGGGCGTTACTCATGGCGCCTGTGATTATCTAATAAAACCTGTGAGAATCGAGGCATTACGTAACATATGGCAACACGTTGTTCGAAAAAGAAAACACGAATGGAAAGAATTCGAGCCATCGGCAAGTGCAGATGAACAGAAACCCCCAGAAGAGCCCGATTATTCCTCTTCTGCAAACGAAGGGCATAATTGGAAAAACACAAAAAGGAGGAAAGACGAAGACGATGAAGCTGATGAAAGAGACGATTCATCTTCTCTGAAGAAGCCACGTGTTGTTTGGTCTGTCGAACTCCATCAACAATTTGTCGCAGCTGTTAATCAGCTCGGAATCGATA AAGCTGTTCCTAAGAAGATCTTGGAGTTGATGAACGTTCCCGGGTTAACTAGAGAAAACGTTGCTAGCCATCTTCAA AAATACCGGCTTTATCTAAGAAGACTGAGCGGGTCACAGCATCCGGGTGGGCTAAGCACCGGGTTCATGGGTAGCCCAGAAGCTGGATACGGGTCGATTTCGTCTCTCAATGGGCTTGATCTTCAAGCCCTAGCTGCTAGTGGTCAACTCGGTCAACTCCCTCCTCAAAGCCTTGCAACCCTTCAAGCCGCAGCTCTTGGTAGATCAAATAACTCAAAGTCTCCAATTTCAGTCCCTGTAATTGACCAAAGAAACATTTTTAGCTTTGAAAACCCGAAACGTTACACAGAAGTCCAAAGTCAACATTTGACCAATAATAATAATACCAATAAGCAAATGAATTTACTTCCCGGGATTCCTACAAACATGGAGCCAAAGCAGTTTGTGAGTTTGCATCAATCAGGTCAACATTCATTCGGGAGTATGAACAATCAAGTTCTAATCCAGATGGGtggtcaaaatcaaaatcaaaatcaaaatcaaagtcaaagtcaaggtcatgGTCATGGTCAGTCGATTCCGAATGCTATTCCTCATCATGGGATGAGGCAACAGCCGGTTTTGTCCAGTGAGATGTTGACACGTGGCGGAGTGGTTGACCTGGCGACAACAACGGTGTACAATCCCGTGGTGTCACAAGCTTCGTCTCTTGTGGATTTCTCAATGAATCATAAAACGGATTCGAGCGGGAATAGTTACCCTATCGGGGGTAGTTTGGGAATTTCAAATATTACGTCCTCATCATCGACCCTACAAGGAGATGGGAGCTTAGATAGTAAGGTTTCGAGAAGAGGGATTGTTCCAAGTTATGAtatttttaatgatttgaatcaAAATGGGTATCGGGATTGGGGTTTACAAGATGTTGGTTTGACCTTTGACCAATCTCCTCCGGTCTTACTTCAACATAGCCGGTCTTCTGGCCAAGAAATGGGAGGGCAGAATTGTAATCTTACTACCACCGGGACCCACCGTAACGGGTCAAACATTGGTCAACCGCGTAATGCTTATGTCGGGGAGAATTCGTTGAGGGTGAAAGCCGAAAGCTTCAATGATGGAAGCTCTCATAATAATTTATATCCTGAACAGTATGGTCAAGATGATCTTTTAGCCGCGATTCTAAAGCAA CAGCAGCAGCAAGAGAGTGTCGGGCAGCCAGAAAACGAGTTTGGGTTTGACGGGTATGCATTGGATAATCTACC